Within Pseudomonas sp. LBUM920, the genomic segment AAGCCGCCGGTAAAGGCAGCAAATTGCAGGCGCTGGACAAGATCCCGGCGGATATCGAAGCCAAGCTCGATGCCAACATGAAGTTGATGGAAGAGCTGGAATTGTCGGCGACGCCGGCGATTTTCTATCTGGATGACAAGGGCGGGTTGCAGCAACAGCAAGGCGCGCCGTCGCCGGACAAACTGGCGAAGATTCTGGGGCCGAAGTAATCGGCGTTTCCCTGAGAATGTTTCAGGCCTGCGCAACATAAAACGAGCAACGCAAATTCATAAAAAACTGATGAAGACTTGAGCCTTGACGCAGAAAATCCGATGCCCAAACAGGCATCGGATTCTATTTCGTAAAGCCAACGATCAGATCATAAACACAGCTGTTTGAGATCAGGCACGTCTGCCAGATGTCTCTTTGCGCTACCGCCGATTGGCGACGTCGAGATCCGCCTCATCCTCACCGAGGCCAGACAGATGAGTGCCTTGGATCAACGGCCCATAACGGCGGCTGAATTCCCAGTTGTAGGGCACATGGTCTTTGCTGATCCCGTTGTCCCAATTCACCGACCATGTCATCAGGCCCTTGATCGGCAACCCTTTGTCGTACAAACGCTTGAATGCATTGGTCACGGCTGCAGGGTTGATCACATAACCGGTGGCGGCTGCGTCGACGTTGGCCGGCAGACCAATGACGAACTTGTCCGCCGGGATTTTGGTAAACCCTCGCGTTCCGCTCACCAGACTCTCGGTCAGGTAAAACAGGAAATCCTCTTTCATCGCGTCGTTGTTCTGGGCAATCCAGGCACCGTTGCCGTTGTTGACCTCCTGCACCCAGATCCCGTCGCCCCCCTGGTTGTAATACTGCGGGGCAATGAAGTCGTAATAGCCTTCCAGCGCCTGGATGTAACCGACGTATTTGCCGGCGGCGGTCAGGTAAGGAAACTCCGGCGCCATGCTGATAATGAAGTGTTTGCCTTCACTGGCGTAATGGTCTTTGACCAGTTTCAACGCGGCGGGCAGGACAGTCTTGTTGTCGGCGAAATCAATCGCGCTCTGTTCAAGATCGATGTCCAGGCCATCAAAGCCATAGGTTTCCACCAGGCGGATAATCTCGTTGGCCAGTGGCTGTTCGTTGCCTTTATGCAGCTCGATGTGTGCATCGGCGCCGCCAAGGGAAATCAGTACCACCCTGCCCTGGCTGTTTAGCACGCCCACCTGACGGCGGAACTCGGCGTCGGAAAGGTTGTACGGTTTGAACGTCGGGATACCGTTGCCTTTCATGAAGGCCACGGCCACCACGTTGTAATCCTTCGGCACGTCCGTCAGGTTCATATTGGCGAATTGGCCACGCTGGTAGCCGTCGCTCGCTCCGGCAGGCCAGTTGTGCCAGAAGCCCATGAGGATCTTTTTGCCGGCAATGCTCGGCATCAGCGAAGCGACATCGTTCAGCGGCGATTTCAATAAGGTGAAGTCAATCTTGGTCATGTTCTAATCCTTCAGAACGTATGGGTTTAACGGCGCGGGCTTATTTGAAGTCCACGTCGAAGGCTTGATAAAACGCGTTGCCGGTGTTGGCGACGATCCACATCAACACGATCACATGCTTGCCCTTTTTGTTGGCCGGCAGTTTCACTTCGTGATTGACCTTGGCCTTCAGTTCACCTGCATGGCTGAAGTACGGCACCTGGGTATAGAAGTCTTCGGCGAACGGCTGGGTTTCCAGTTGTGCGCGGGTGATGCGCTGTTTCGGATCCCAGCCATCCTTGGTGATCAGCCAGCGATAGCCACGGGTAGTGTGCGGCGCGGTGTATTCCCAGGTGACCTTGAAGGTCTGACCCGGGTCGACATTGAGCAGCGGCCAGGTGAAGGCGCGGTTGAGTTTCTTGGCCATTTCCTCGTTGGTGAAGTTGACGCAGTCACGCGCATCGGTCTTGCCGCCGCTGAGGATGAAGCCGTCGGCTGGTGGGGTGACGCTGTCACTGTCGGTTTGATAAGGCGCCGGGAACGGACCGGCAATCAGTGCCGGAAAGTTCTTGCCGCCTTCCATTTCATTGACCTGCCAGGTAGCCAGCAGGCCGAGATCCACGGCGACGGCGCCACGGCTGGAAGGGGACGTGACACGACCATGACGAAGAGGTGTCTGGGTTTGTGGTTGGTTCATTTTTGACTCCATTGATTTGATTAAGAACTCTCCTTTCTTGAAGGAGAGAACCTCAAACTAACGAAGCTGCTTTTTTTTTCCACCGGCCCGTTTCTCGCTCATTTTCTTCTGATGAGACGACCACCCCCCAAAACACTGTATATAAAAACAGTATTATGGAAATAACCTACGCAACTAGAGGGCAATTTCCTACAAATCAAGGCGCAAATAACCACACTTTCGCTCAAAATCGCCTTTGCCCTCTCGTAAGTGATGGTCGTGTGCATGTGATGAGGCATTGGCCTGGCGGCGAGACAGATCGGTGTCCGCGCCAAGGCACCCTCGTCGATGCCGCAATTACTCATGCTCCCAACTCACCCAAGAATGCGGCAGGCCAGCGTGATCCTGAGAGGCAGCAGACACACTTGCGACCTGGCTAAAGGCCCCTATCGGCGCCGATGTGGATGCTGCGTTGAGCAATGCTGAAAGTCGT encodes:
- a CDS encoding lytic polysaccharide monooxygenase auxiliary activity family 9 protein; this translates as MNQPQTQTPLRHGRVTSPSSRGAVAVDLGLLATWQVNEMEGGKNFPALIAGPFPAPYQTDSDSVTPPADGFILSGGKTDARDCVNFTNEEMAKKLNRAFTWPLLNVDPGQTFKVTWEYTAPHTTRGYRWLITKDGWDPKQRITRAQLETQPFAEDFYTQVPYFSHAGELKAKVNHEVKLPANKKGKHVIVLMWIVANTGNAFYQAFDVDFK